ACCCGCCGCCGCAGCGCGGAGCTCTTCGTGGTGTTCCGCGACGAGCACGCCTCGGCGACCGAGCGCGACGTGGCACGCGAGTCCCTCGTCCACCTGCACCTGCCCCTCGTCGAGCACTGCGCCCGCCGGTTCCGCAACCGGGGCGAGCCCTACGAGGACCTCGTCCAGGTCGGCACGATCGGCCTGATCAAGTCCGTCGACCGGTTCGACACCGAGCGCGGCGTCGAGTTCTCGACGTACGCGACGCCGACGATCATCGGCGAGATCAAGCGCTACTTCCGCGACAAGGGCTGGGCGATCCGGGTGCCGCGGCGGCTCCAGGAGCTGCGCATGCAGATCAGCGCGAGCACCGCCGAGCTGACCCAGTCGCTGGGCCGCTCCCCCACGCCGCGCGAGCTCGCCGAGGCGATCGGCTGCACCGTCGAGGAGATCATCGAGGGGATGGAGTCGAGCAACGCCTACTCCACGCTCTCCCTCGACGCCACCGACGACGACTCCGACGGCGGCAGCGGCCAGAGCATGCTCGATGCGATGGGCGTCGACGACGCCGGTCTCGAGCACGTCGAGATCCGCGAGTCGGTCAAGCCGCTGCTCGAGAACCTGCCACCGCGGGAGAAGAAGATCCTGCTGCTGCGGTTCTTCAAGAACATGACCCAGTCGCAGATCGCCGAGGAGATCGGCGTCTCCCAGATGCACGTCTCGCGGCTGCTCAGCCGCACCCTGACCCAGCTGCGCGACTCCCTGGAGTCGGAGAGCTAGTGGTGTGGCTCGGAGCTGGCCTGCCCGTAGGCGTGTTCCGAGTGCGTGCATCGCAAGGCGGCGGCGCGACGGCATACCGGGTCGTCTTCCGAGCGTCGCCGACGCGGCGAGGTGCGTGCTCGGGACGCGCGGACGGCTGAGCCATCTCCGAGACGCACCGCTAGGACCCGCCACCCGGGCGGCCGGACCCGTCGGGGCCGTCCGGGTCACCGGAGTCGTCGGGGTGCTCCGTGCTGCCGTCGAGGGCCGCGATGGTGGCGGGGTGGATCACGGCGGCGATCACCACGAGGCCGAGGGCGGCCAGGCCGACCGCGATCAGGATCTGCTCGCGCAGGTTCCAGGCGAGCCCGAGCACGATCAGCTGTGTGATCAGCACCGGCCCGCGCGCCCAGCCGTGCCGGCGCCACAGGGCCAGCGCGGCGGCGGTGAGCACGGCGCCGTACGCACCGAAGAAGACGGCCGTCGACACCGCGACCCCCGGACGGCTGTCGGTGACGCTGGCCAGCTCCAGCACGGCCAGCATGAGCAGCACCAGTCCCTGCACGCCGGCCAGCGAGGCGGCCACGGTCAGCGGCGGCGGCGTGGTCCCGCCGGCACCGGAGGAGCGGTCGGTCGGGTGGTCGGTGGGGCCTTCGGTCACGGGCGCAGCCT
This region of Nocardioides sp. L-11A genomic DNA includes:
- a CDS encoding RNA polymerase sigma factor SigF codes for the protein MTTDLSRDGAESGAPTNIEVTRRRSAELFVVFRDEHASATERDVARESLVHLHLPLVEHCARRFRNRGEPYEDLVQVGTIGLIKSVDRFDTERGVEFSTYATPTIIGEIKRYFRDKGWAIRVPRRLQELRMQISASTAELTQSLGRSPTPRELAEAIGCTVEEIIEGMESSNAYSTLSLDATDDDSDGGSGQSMLDAMGVDDAGLEHVEIRESVKPLLENLPPREKKILLLRFFKNMTQSQIAEEIGVSQMHVSRLLSRTLTQLRDSLESES